A stretch of Henckelia pumila isolate YLH828 chromosome 4, ASM3356847v2, whole genome shotgun sequence DNA encodes these proteins:
- the LOC140862861 gene encoding uncharacterized protein, translating to MRFGKKGKLAPRFIGPFEILDRVGALAYRVTLPPNLDGVHNVFNVSMLRKYVSNPSHVLSMEPLQLSPHMTNEERPIRILDRQERRLRNKSIPMVKVRWQNHSDEEATWEAEADIRTRYPELFGDDFYFEAEGRDPQGEVTGGAGP from the exons ATGAGATTCGGGAAGAAAGGAAAACTTGCACCAAGGTTTATAGGACCCTTTGAGATATTGGACAGAGTAGGGGCATTGGCTTATAGGGTGACCttgccgcctaaccttgatGGAGTCCATAATGTCTTCAATGTGTCGATGTTAAGGAAGTACGTCTCGAATCCGTCTCATGTGCTTAGCATGGAACCACTTCAGTTATCTCCTCACATGACTAATGAGGAGAGGCCCATtcggattttggatagacaggagaggagactccgtaacaagtcgattccgaTGGTCAAAGTGAGATGGCAGAATCActcggatgaagaggccacttgggaagcagagGCAGATATCAGGACTCGTTATCCAGAGCTCTTTG GTGATGACTTCTACTTTGAGGCTGAGGGGCGGGATCCCCAGGGGGAGGTCACCGGTGGTGCAGGCCCTTGA